GATCACCGGCCGCAACCTGCCGGACAACACCACCGACACGATCCCCGCGGGGCGCTTCGTCGGCCCCGCCTGCGTGCTCGACGTGACCGCCGATGTCCAGGCCGACGCCGACTTCCTGCTGACCCCGAATCGCGTCGAGGCGTGGGAGGCGGAGCACGGACTCATCGGCGCAGGGTCCTGGGTGCTGCTGCGCACCGGCTGGAGCCGGAGGGCGGAGCCGGCTGCGTTCCTCAACCTGGCCGATGACGGCCCGCACAGCCCGGGCTTCTCGAAGGAAGCCAGCGAGCTGCTGGCGCACGAGCGGGACGTTTTGGGCGTAGGCGTGGAAACCATCGGCACCGACGCAGGGCAGGCGGGCGGCTTCGATCCACCGTTCCCGAACCACTCGATCATGCACGGGGCGGGGAAGCTCGGGCTCGCTTCGCTCACCAACCTGCACCTGCTGCCGCCGACCGGCGCGATCGTGATCGCCGCGCCGCTCAAGCTGGTCGACGGGAGCGGGAGTCCTCTGCGGGTCCTGGCGCTGGTCGAAGCCGACTAGAACGGCTCGGCCTCGGCACCGGGCGCCGATCAGCCGGGCGGGACGAATATCCAGTGGTTCGCGGTACGCTCGCCGGCCGACGCCTCGCTCGCCCCACCCACCACGTGGATGCCGTCGGCCAGAGGGGCCGCTCCCAGCAGCGTGAGGGGCTCTCGCAGGTCGGCCATCTGGGCCCACGCGTCTTGCGCCGGTCGATACGCCAGCACGCGCGAGAAGACGTCCGTGGTCGGGGTTCCGCCGAGCACGTAGATCGAGCCGCCCGCGGCGGCGGAGGCGAGCCCGAACCGGGGCGCGGGCAGCGGAGCCGCCGCCGACCACGCGCCGGTGGCCGGATCGTACAGGTCCACGCTGGCGAGTCCGATGTCGTCGGCGGGCGACCCACGGCCGCCGGCAACCAGGATGAGGCCTCCGGGCAACGCCGCGGAGGCGAACGCGGTCCGCGCCGTGGGCAGCAACGGGCCGGCCGACCACGCGTCCGCGGCCGGGTCGTACACGGAGTGATCGTCGGTGACTCCGGCGGCGCTTCCGCCCAGCACGTGCACCAAACCCCCGGACGACTCCGCCCCGGCTCCGCCGCGCGCGCTCGGCAGGGGCGCGATCTCGCTCCACTGGTCGAGCGCGGGGTCGTAGGAGAAGGCCCTATCGGTCGGCCCGAAGGGGAACGGGTCGGCGCTCGTGAACCCCCCGAACAGGTACAGCTTGCCCGCATGCGCCACGGCCGCACTTCCCCACGTCGGCAGCGGCAGGGGAGCGAGCGCGGACCAGGAGTCGGTCGAGGGATCGAACCGCTCGACGGCTGCCACGGGTGAGCCGCTGCCCGCGCCGCTCAGTCCCCCGAGGACGTACAGCCGGCCGTCGAGCGCGACGGTGGCCGCGGCCGCGTCGCTGCGAGCCAGGCCCGCGGCCGGCCGCGGCGCCCACTCGCCCGCGCGAACCTCGGCCGGAAGGACGGCGGAGACTCCGTCGAGCGCTATGGCAAGGACCGTGCGCCCCGAATCGACTGAGCGCACGACTCCGTCCCCGTTTACCGTGACGACGCCCACGTCCTCGCTGGAATAGACCCCCCACCACCCCGGGATCGAGTGGCCACGGGCGTCCTTGGCGTCCGCGATGATCCCAGTGCTCTCCCCCACCGCGTCGAAGACGACCGGGTCGGAGCGCCACGTGATCGACGCGGTGCGCTGCGCGACGGTCACCTCGGCCGTCCCCGACGCGGCGCCCGCGGTGGCCAGGATGCTCGCCTGTCCATTCAGCACGGCGACGACCCTGCCGCCCGAGTCCACGGGCGCCACCTCGCCGGCCGATGACGTCCACACGATCGGCGCGTCGAGCCGCCGTCCCGCCGCGTCGAAGACCTCCGCGGTGAGCCCCGCCTCTTCGCCGAACGACTCGAGCAGGACGCTGGACGGCGTCACCGCGACCGAAGCCGGCAGGCGCGGCTCGGCGGGAGAGTCATCGGCGCAGGCGAGCACGGTGAGCAGCGCCAGGGGCAACACGGGAATGCTCGTTCTCATGGCGGGATCGAAGAGGTTCACTGTCAGCGGCCTTGCTGTAACGCGTGGCGGCGCCGTCATGTGGACAGCGCCAACCGGGGGGGCGTTGGGGTTGATCCTGAGCGCCCCGCAAAGCCCTCCCGGATCGTCGAATCCGAGAGGGCTTCCTTGGGCCGAGCTGCAAGCCCGATTAGTCGGTCTTCGCGGCGCTGCCCTTGGCCTGGGCCGTCTTCGCCTTGCCGTCCCGCGGGCCCGAGCCCGAGGCGCCAACCGGAGCGGCTGGCTTCGACGTGCCGGAGGCCGCTTTGGCGGTCGCGCCGCTCGCGCCCGCCGGGGCCGCGCCCGCCGCCGCCGGGCGGGGCGAGGCACCCTTCGCGCTTTTGCGCCCCCGGCCGCCGGCGGCACCGGCCCCTACCACCTCGGCGTCCTCGATCACCTGAAGAATCCCGTCGCTCACGCGCACGCCGCCGATGTCCATCATCGTTTGCAGCGCGGGTGGCACCGCCGACATCAGGTCGGTGACGAAGCTGGTAACGCCGGCGCCTTCGCCGTTGGCCCCACCCCACATCACCACCTTGTCGAACTTGATGTTCGAGATGGCATCGGCAGCGGTATCGGCCAGATGGTCCAGGTGCTCCAGCACCAGCAGGCGATACGCCTCGTCCGCGCCGCCGCACGCCGCGACGATCGCGCGCAGACCGTCGGCCTTCTTGGACAGCTTCTCGTACTCGCCGCGCGCCTCGGCCTCCAGCCGCGCGAACAGCGCCGCCGCCTCGGCCTCCGCTTCGATCCTGCGGCTCTGACCCGCCGCCTCGGCCTCTACGATGCGCTTGGCCTTCTCTGCCTTGGCCGGCGCCTCCAGGCTGGCTCGACGCTCGGCCTCGATGCGCTCGGCCTCGGCCAGCGCGGCCTTGGCCTGCGCGAGGTTCTCGGCCTCCGCGACCGCCGCCTCGGCCACGCGCCTGCGCGTCTCACCGGCCTGGAACGCCTCCGCTTCGCGCACCTGCAGCTCGGCGTTGGCCTGCGCCACGCGCGCCTGCGCCACCGTCTCTCCTTCGATGGCCTCGGCGTTCGCGTCGGCGACCGCCACGCGGCGGTCCTGGTCGGCGGACGCGATCTCCGTGTCCCGTACGTATTCGGCGCGCTTCTGGGCGACCGCCGTCTCGCGGTCCAGCTCGGCCACCCGCACCGCCGTGTCGCGCTCGGCGCTCTTTACGCCGATCTCCTTCTCGCGCAGCGCGTTGGCGACCGCGATGTCCTTCTCCTGGTTGGCCTCCGCGACGCGCGTCTCGCCCAGCCTCTCCTGCTCGGCCACGTCGCCGCGCGCCTTCTGCACCGCGCGCGCGCCGGCCTCCCGTCCTATCGCCTCGATGTAGCCGGACTCGTCGTTGAGGTCCTTGATGTTCACGTTGATCAGCTTGAGGCCGATCTTCTTGAGCTCCGGCTCCAGCGCGTGCTCGATGTTGGCGCGGAAGCCGTCCCGGTCGCGGTTGATGTCCTCGATCTTCATGGACGCGATCACCTGCCGCATCTGACCGAAGATGATGTTCGAGGCGAGCTCGCGGACGGCCTCGGCGCGCAGGTTCAGCAGGCGCGACGCGGCGTTCTGCTGGTAGTCCTCGGTGTCGCCAACGGCCACCGTCACCTGGGACGGCACGCGCACGCGGATGTTCTCCAGCGACAGCGCGTCGGTCAGGTTGATGTCGATCTGCAGCGGGACCAGGCTCAGGAAGTCGAACTCCTGTATGACCGGCCACACGAACGCGCCGCCGCCGCTGATCACGCGGGCGGACTTGCCGGTGCCCACGCGGCCGCTGATGACCAGGACGCGGTTGGCGGGGCAGCGCTTGTAGCGGCGCACGAATAGCATGAGCAAGCTGAGCGCCACCAGCGTGGCGACGCCCACCAGCAGAATGATCGGGGGGAAGCCTCCGATCCCGGGAAGGTCCTGGACCAGCGCCAGGCTAGCGATCGT
This Gemmatimonadota bacterium DNA region includes the following protein-coding sequences:
- a CDS encoding SPFH domain-containing protein; translation: MKTIASLALVQDLPGIGGFPPIILLVGVATLVALSLLMLFVRRYKRCPANRVLVISGRVGTGKSARVISGGGAFVWPVIQEFDFLSLVPLQIDINLTDALSLENIRVRVPSQVTVAVGDTEDYQQNAASRLLNLRAEAVRELASNIIFGQMRQVIASMKIEDINRDRDGFRANIEHALEPELKKIGLKLINVNIKDLNDESGYIEAIGREAGARAVQKARGDVAEQERLGETRVAEANQEKDIAVANALREKEIGVKSAERDTAVRVAELDRETAVAQKRAEYVRDTEIASADQDRRVAVADANAEAIEGETVAQARVAQANAELQVREAEAFQAGETRRRVAEAAVAEAENLAQAKAALAEAERIEAERRASLEAPAKAEKAKRIVEAEAAGQSRRIEAEAEAAALFARLEAEARGEYEKLSKKADGLRAIVAACGGADEAYRLLVLEHLDHLADTAADAISNIKFDKVVMWGGANGEGAGVTSFVTDLMSAVPPALQTMMDIGGVRVSDGILQVIEDAEVVGAGAAGGRGRKSAKGASPRPAAAGAAPAGASGATAKAASGTSKPAAPVGASGSGPRDGKAKTAQAKGSAAKTD
- a CDS encoding kelch repeat-containing protein, with amino-acid sequence MRTSIPVLPLALLTVLACADDSPAEPRLPASVAVTPSSVLLESFGEEAGLTAEVFDAAGRRLDAPIVWTSSAGEVAPVDSGGRVVAVLNGQASILATAGAASGTAEVTVAQRTASITWRSDPVVFDAVGESTGIIADAKDARGHSIPGWWGVYSSEDVGVVTVNGDGVVRSVDSGRTVLAIALDGVSAVLPAEVRAGEWAPRPAAGLARSDAAAATVALDGRLYVLGGLSGAGSGSPVAAVERFDPSTDSWSALAPLPLPTWGSAAVAHAGKLYLFGGFTSADPFPFGPTDRAFSYDPALDQWSEIAPLPSARGGAGAESSGGLVHVLGGSAAGVTDDHSVYDPAADAWSAGPLLPTARTAFASAALPGGLILVAGGRGSPADDIGLASVDLYDPATGAWSAAAPLPAPRFGLASAAAGGSIYVLGGTPTTDVFSRVLAYRPAQDAWAQMADLREPLTLLGAAPLADGIHVVGGASEASAGERTANHWIFVPPG
- a CDS encoding cyclase family protein, translated to MSLLTELARSLGDGSVRVVDLTQPLGPDTPVIGLPPPFAPSPGLSVEEISRYDDAGPAWYWNTIRLGEHTGTHFDAPVHWITGRNLPDNTTDTIPAGRFVGPACVLDVTADVQADADFLLTPNRVEAWEAEHGLIGAGSWVLLRTGWSRRAEPAAFLNLADDGPHSPGFSKEASELLAHERDVLGVGVETIGTDAGQAGGFDPPFPNHSIMHGAGKLGLASLTNLHLLPPTGAIVIAAPLKLVDGSGSPLRVLALVEAD